Part of the Brevibacillus brevis genome is shown below.
CGAAAGGCCAGGCGCTCGGAAATGCGATCGATGAAAAGCCGTTCTTGATCAAGCCGAATCATCATGAGCTGGGCGAGCTTTTCAACACCCAAGTCGAGACGGTTGAAGAGGCTGTACACTTTGGCAGGATGGCTCTGGAGCGAGGCGCTGCCAACGTGATCGTTTCCATGGCGGGGGACGGCGCTGTTTTTGTCAATCGCAGCCGGGCATTCTCGGCCCATTTCCCCAAACAGCAGGCAGTCAATTCAATCGGTGCGGGAGATTCGGTTGTTGCTGGCTTTTTGTATGCGCATTCGCGCGGGATGGACGAGAAAGAGGCGTTTCGATTTGCGGTTGCGGCTGGCAGCACGACTGCCATCTCGGAAGGTTTTTGCACGTTGGAAAAAATCGAAGCGTTTTTACCGCAGATTACCATTACAGAGAGATGAGAGGGGGCATTTCCTATGCAAAGTCAAATTCGTATCGCAGACTTGCTGCGAGCAGACACGATCGTCATTCCGATGGAGTCGACGACCAAAGATGCGGCTCTGGATGAGTTGATCGACCGCCTGGATCAGGCGGGCAGGCTGACCAGCAAGGAAGAAATGAAAGCGGCTATTCTCGCGCGGGAAGCACAAGGCTCGACGGGAATCGGGGAAGGCATCGCTATTCCGCACGCAAAGACGGCCGCCGTGAAACAGCCAAGCATTTGCTTCGGCCTTTCGCGGGAAGGGGTCGATTTCGATTCGCTTGACGGACAGAAAGCCCATCTCTTTTTCATGATTGCGGCGACTGCCGATGCCAACCAGGCCCACCTGGAAACATTGGCGCTCCTCTCCCAAATGCTGATGGATGACGACGTGCGTGCAAAGCTGCTGCAAGCGCAGACGGGGGAAGAAGTATTGGCGCTCCTCTCCCACAAGGAGCGGGAAATGAACGGGGAAGAGGCTGTGGAAGAACCGGCAGGCAATGCCTCTGCCCAAGATTCGGCTGACTCCCGGTCCGCGGTGAAAGTCGTGGCGGTGACGGCGTGTCCGACCGGTATCGCCCATACGTACATGGCAGCAGATTCGCTGGCAAAAAAAGCAGCCGAGCTGGGCATTGCGTTGAAAGTGGAAACCAATGGCTCAGGCGGCGTGAAAAACCGGCTGACCGAGCAGGATATTGCCGAAGCGACAGCCGTCATCGTTGCTGCGGACAAACAGGTCGAGATGGAGCGGTTCGCTGGAAAGAACGTCATCGAAGTGCGTGTAGCCGAAGGGATCCGCAATCCGGAAGGCCTTCTCGAGCGCGCCGTCAAGCAAGACGGACCTGTCTATCAGGCGAAAGCCGGAACGCGTCAGCAATCGTCCGCGAATGAAAGCGCACCCAAACAAAAACGCGAGTCTTATTTCTACAAGCATCTCATGAACGGGGTATCAAACATGCTCCCGTTCGTCGTGGGCGGCGGGATTATCATCGCCTTGAGCTTCATGTTTGGCATCAAAGCATCCGATCCGAACGATCCGTCATTCAACCCGCTGGCAAAGATGTTGATGGACATCGGCGGAGGCAGCGCCTTCGCTCTGATGATTCCGGTGTTGGCCGGCTTTATCGCGATGAGCATCGCGGATCGTCCCGGTTTCGCTCCAGGGATGGTCGGGGGGATGCTAGCGACCTCCGCTGGTGCCGGTTTCCTCGGCGGTCTGATCGCCGGTTTTCTGGCCGGCTACGTTGTTGTGCTGCTGCGCAAAGCGCTGGCGTGGTTGCCGGCTTCGCTGGAAGGCATCAAGCCTATGCTGCTGTATCCGCTCCTGGGCATCCTGATTACCGGGGTCGTCATGATCTACGTCGTATCAGGGCCAGTGGCGGCGATCAATGCGGCTTTGGGTGAATGGCTGAAAAACATGAATTCGGGCAATGCCATCTTGCTCGGACTGGTTCTGGGAGCCATGATGTCCTTTGACATGGGCGGCCCGTTGAACAAAGCGGCGTTTACTTTTGGTATCGCGATGATCGCCGAAGGCACCTACACGCCCCACGCAGCGATCATGGCTGCGGGCATGACCCCGCCGCTCGGCATCGCGCTGGCTACCACATTGTTCAAGAAAAAGTTTACGGCGGAAGAGCGACAGGCAGGGAAAACCGCCTACGTCTTGGGAGCGACATTCATTACGGAAGGGGCTATTCCCTTCGCGGCAGCTGACCCGACCCGCGTCATTCCATCCATCATGGTAGGCTCGGCGGTAGCGGGCGGACTGTCCATGTTCTTTGGATGCACCTTGCCTGCGCCGCACGGAGGATTGTTCGTCCTCCCGGTAGTCGGCCATGCAGGATTGTACGTGGTGTCCATCCTCGTCGGCACGGTCGTCACCGCTTTGATGCTTCGCATGTTGAAGAAAGACGTTTCCGAATAAATCCAACCAACAGGAGTGAGCCAAATGGTAGCAAAAACTTTTGTCATTCAAAATCCGACGGGACTCCATGCACGTCCAGCCTCTTTGTTCGTACAGAAGGCAGCTTCGTTCCCGTGTGACGTTCAAGTCATCAAAGGCAGCAAAAAAGTCAACGGAAAAAGCATCATGGGTCTGATGGCGCTCGGAGCGGCCAAAAACGATGAAATTACGCTGGAGGTCACTGGCGAGCGTGAACAGGAAGCATTGGAAGAACTGGGGAAAGTCTTGACCCACGTTCACGGTTAAGCTGGGGGTAACATCCTCTTTTATGTAGCGACGTTTCATTGACATCCAAGCCGGTCTGGTTTGGGTGTCCTTTTTTATGCGCAGGTACATGCGTTATTACGAACATTTCAACCTTATGAAAACGCGCGATGGTTGTATAGTTTATCGCAAAAGCAAAGGCGGAGGGCCTTCTTTCGGAATAGAAGGAAGCGATCGTTTATCAAAAAAGAATCCGGAAGAAAGGCATTCATACACGCTGAGACATTCAGGGACTTCGGTCCTAAATGCAAGGCGAATAAGTACAAGAAAATTGGATTAAACAAATGTTTAAATGGAATTTCTCCGAATAGGCTACCCGTCAATATGGACGAGGGTTGTGAGAATGGCCTAGCTTGGGCTGATCGAGAAAATCTAGCAAAATGGTAAAGGTTACTAATCATCGATTTTTTGTGATACAATTAAAGTGAATTGAAATATTTGGATTGTTTTTCACTTCCAAAGGAAAGGATATGGCTGTTTATGAGTCATCTCATTGGGATACCCCCAAAGCTTTCCGAACAAAATCAATCGATCGATGGGGGAGGACAAAGATATGAAATACAACCTTTTTACATTGGACAAGCATCCTGAAATGGCAAGCCGTTTTGATGATTTGAATGAAGTCGGTTGGCCGACGTTCATGTTATATGATGAAGTGGCGATCCAATATTATGCCCAGGTGGTAGAATACTTTCCGCAGTTCCAGTTTTGTATTACGGATGAAAGTGGGACCGTAATGGCTTGCTGCAATTCTGTGCCCTTTTATTGGGATGGAACAGAGGAAGGACTACCAGCCGGATGGGATCATGTATTTCTGAAAAGCATCGAAGATTACCAACAGGGAAGAAAGCCCAACACAGTATCTGCTCTTGCTATCGTGATCCATCCCGATTACCGTGGGAAGGGGATCAGCAGCATCATGGTAAAGGCTCTGAAAGATTTGGTTAAGAGCCACTCCATCCAACATCTGTTTGCGCCTGTAAGGCCTTCTTTTAAATCGAAGTATCCGCTGACTCCCATGAGCCAGTACGTCCATTGGAAAACGGATGACGGTGTTCCATTTGATCCCTGGATCCGGACTCATTTGCGAGTAGGGGGGAAAATGATCAAGCATGCTCCGGAATCCATGATCATTAAAGGAACGGTAGCAGAGTGGGAAAGCTGGACAAATATGAAGTTTCCTGAGTCGGGTACATATATTGTTCCAGGGGCCCTTGTTCCTGTTACCGTGGACGTTGAGAAGAATGAAGGACGTTATGTGGAACCCAATATCTGGATCCAACATTTCTAAATGGAGGATGGTTCTATGAACCGTTCACAGAATTGATGCTCGAATGTACGTAAGCAACGTCCTTCAAGATCGCGGGGAGTCTAAGTCGATCGCGATATTTTGAAGATAGAAAGGCCGGAATTCCTTAATGGATAAGGAGTTCCGGCCTTTTGCTTTCACTAGCCAACCGTTTTCCACGTTTCCGTCCCCGAGTCAACAGCTGGGAGAGAAAGAGGCCTTTCATCAAATCCACCTGCTATTTTTTTCCCGCCGTCGGGGAATCATGTAGCTATCAGAAAAAGGGGAAGGATGGTAAAGATGGAAGGCACGGTGCCAAAAACGGTGCACAAAAAGGCCAGAAAACGGCGAATCGTCACGAGGGCGCTCACCATTTTGATCGGAGCCTTGCTCGTCTCCGTCGGTCTGGAAATCTTTCTTGTCCCCAACAAAATCATCGATGGCGGAGTGACGGGCTTGTCCATCATGCTGTCCCATCTGACAGGCGTCAGACTTGGCGTATTTTTGTTTGTCCTCAATCTTCCTTTCCTCATCATCGGTTACAACCAGATCGGCAAGACGTTTGCTATCTCCACCCTGTTCGGCGTAGCGGTCATGTCACTCGGGACATCGCTCCTCATCCCGGTTCCCAGCTTGACCCACGATCTGTTGCTTTCTGCAGTTTTCGGCGGCATCATCGTCGGAATCGGCGTCGGCCTGGTCATCCGGGCCGGCGGGTCATTGGACGGTACGGAAATCGTCGCGATCCTCCTGACGAAAAAAAGCCCGTTTTCCGTAGGCGAAGTCGTCATGTTTTTCAACATCTTCATCCTGGGCAGCGCGGGCTTCATTTTTGGCTGGGACCGGGCCATGTACTCCCTGATCGCGTACTACATCGCCTACAAAATGATCGATCTGACCATGGTCGGTCTCGAGCAATCCCGATCGGTTTACATCATCAGCGACTACCCGGAGATGATCGGCGATACCCTGGCAGCTCGGCTCGGCCGGGGAATCACGTATTTGAGCGGCGAGGGTGGATATTCCGGAGAGGACAAGAAGGTCATTTTTTGTGTCATTACCCGTCTGGAAGAAGCCAAGCTCAAGTCCATCGTAGAGGAAATCGACCCTACCGCCTTCCTGGCGATCGGCCATATCCACGATGTGTCCGGTGGCCGCTTCAAAAAGAAAAAGATCCATTGAACAGCATCCTCACGCAGCTCCTTTGCGGCAGGCAGCACAGACTGCAGGCATGGGAGCTTTGAAAAGCATTATTTTTCAGAACCTTGTAAATCGATTGTTGATTTTTAACCATTTCGAATTTATGATTAATCTATTAAAAATGAAATCAACATTCCGAAATTCGGAACACGAACAAGGCCGATGAAAAGGATGATGACCATGCACGTAAGCACCCTATGGAGCAATCAAGGCCTCTTTTTCTCCCTGAATGGCCAAACGGCCCCAAAAGGCATTCGGACTCGCTTGACCATTCCGTCGCAAATGACGGTCTGGGAAGCGGCGGCGGTCGTAGAATTTGCCGGAAGAATCGGGTATCATCTGCCGGATTTGCCGCTGCCGGTCTATGAAAACATGTTTCAGACGGACCAGCTCGACAAGAACGGGCATATGCTCCTGTCGTCCTCTGAAAAGTTTCACCTCGTCATGGGGCACAACTGGGATTGGCTTGCGAAAGTTATAGGGGAGCCCATCCGAGAGTTGGAATCGGTACGGCAGGAAGGTCGGCAGGAAGGTCGGCAGGAGAGCGGCATCCTTCTGCTCGTTCGGCAGGAATCACGAACGATACTGGTCGTCACGGGGACATCGCCGCAAATGACACTGCACGCTGCACGCGCACTTGTGACGGAGCGAACGGGAGCCGACGCTCTCGAAGCAGCGGTTCCACTTCTCATACCGCCAGTCGTGTCCTTCCATCCATCGGGATCTGCCGAACAGCCAGCAGAAAACAGGCAGCTTTTCTCCCTGCACAACTTGTTTACGACGGAAGGAATTTTCCGACAGCGAGAGGGAGAATTGCCATCCACACTGGACGTCAGCCTGGCGGTAGGCACGCCGCGGCACGAGGAAACAGTCGCCTTGGTCGAGCTTGCCGCGAGAATGGCGCAAGCGGCTGGCTCTGTCTGCTTCCCCATGACGCATACGGCTGGCGAGGAGGGGCGTCGGGATCGTTTCGCCATCGAGATCGACACGGCTGTGCAAAGTGAATCGGAATTGTCTCTCGCCTTGCTGGATGATCGGCATGCGCTCAGACTGATCAGTCACTCATCTCGGCTGGTGCCCTTTGTCCGCGAGCTGATCGCAGAGGGACTGGAACCACTGGACGGCTGGGAGCGGGATACGTGGCGCCATCGCTTCGCTGCCCTGAAGAGCGGCTGTATGGACATTGCGCTTCGAGCGCAGCTCGGAATGCAAGCGTTTACTCGAAACCGCTCGGGACAGCTTCGCGAGCTGCAGCTTCCCGAGCATCTCGCCCAACCGGTGGAGCTGTGGCAGAACTACGTAGCCGTAAATGGGGAAGATGATCCGGTTTCCATCGTGACCGAGCCGGCTGAGCCAATATACACGGCGAAATGGGACGATCCTGGTGAACTGGAGGAGATGGAGAAGTATGTGAGCGATGCGGTCGGTACGCTCCTGGGAACACTCCTGCCGGGCACGGAACTGGATATTGAAGTGACGACGACCTCCAGCGAGCGTACCTTCCGGGAATGGTCCGGGCGGGTTCAATCGCACATCCGCGAAAAATGGGGAGTATCTGCGCGGCTGGTATTCCGGGACGCCAACAAATCCGGTTTGAACTGGGCCATGCAGGAAGTCTTGCCCCAGATCAAAACAATGGCGGACGTACAGCGTGTCGAACTGCGGACCCGGGCATTTCGGCCAAGCGACAAGCATCTCGACCTCGTGCATCGCTTTTTGCAAGAGCTGTATCCGTTTGACGCGATCCTGTCGGCTGAGCTCGGTCTGCCGATCGAACAAATTGCCCTTCGTCTGGATGAGGACGCAGAGGCACCGATGTTCTCGGCAGCAGCCTTTGGCCACGATGGCGTCGAGCTGAAAGTGTGGAGCTGGGAAGGGTGGGCGGAAAGCCTTCTGTACATGCCGGATCAGTCGAAGCGGGGGTATGTGATGGTGCCGTTTGCAGGTGTCCGCCTGCATGAGGCGGCAACGGGCCGCGAGCTCGCGAGCCAATCTTTCCCGACCAACCCGTATCGGTTCTGGAAATGGTATCAGCAGGTCGTGCTGCCCGAGGTATTGGAACGAGTCGGGAAGAATCAGGGTGTGCCCAAGTTTTCACGGCTGGAATGCCATGTAGGGATGGATGCGGTGGAGAAAAAGGTGCCCCATCTGGAAGAGAACAGCTCGGTCATGGAAGCCTTGCACGAAGACATCTACTTCTACACCTTGCACGCCATGCACGATCACGGGAAAAAGGCAGGCGACCCGGAATGGGACGCGCCGGGAGGAATCTTGCCCTTCATGCACGTGGAGCAAGGCGGCAGGCCTTGGGCAAGCGTCGCCCTGTACGCTTTTCCGAACGACCACCGGATACAAGTCGCGGACAGTCAGCAGCAAACAGAAACACTCACACCTATTCCTGCGGCCTTGTTCGAGGGAGCGAGAATCACAGCCTTGTCTCGGGCGGACAAGCAACGGTCTTTCTCCATCGAAGGATTGGCGGAGCGGCAGCTGCAGGAAAGCTGTGCGGATTGGCTGGCTTCCTCCTCCCAAAAAGCGATCGTGGCATCGATGGACAAGAGGGGTTCAGGACATAGAGGAGAGAAATCGATTGGCGAAGACCTTTTCGTAAACGAGGATGTCCACAATTGGCTGGAAAGCAACAGGAAAGCCATTTTGGGCCAGGTAACCCCCATTGATTTCTCCCTGAACGGCCGCTGGCTCTGGATGGTCGAACTGTTTGGGCAAAAAATCGGCGCCGGGATGTCTTCGCGCCCGGAAAAACATGGATTGTACAAGCCGACCTTTTTCATCAATGCCAGACATCACGCCAACGAAGTGTCCAGCACGAACGCCGCTTTGCAGTTCATCGATCAGCTCAATAGGGAACCACAGCTGCTCGAATCCGTCAATCTGGTAATCGTCCCGCTGGAGAATGCGGACGGTGCTGCTTTGCACGCCCGGATGGCGGAGGAAAATCCGTGCTGGAAGCTGCATGCGGCCCGCTACAATGCGTGCGGCCTCGAATTCGCCAAGTATCGGTTCCAGGACGATGTTCCGTTCGGAGAAAGTCGGGTCTACCCCAAAGTGTGGGAGCGCTGGGCACCGGATATTGTTCTCGACGACCACGGAATCCCGTCCCACGAATGGATCCAGCCGTTTAGCGGGTACCATAGCCCTCCGAGATTCCCGGTTTCCTACTGGATCCCGAGTGCGCGCATGTACACCATCTGGCGGGAGCTCACCGAAGCGTCGCCTAGGCAAAAGGAAGCTTACGAATCGCTCCGTACCTTCCTAACGAAAAGGCTGGATGCGGATCAGGCTGTTGCCGCCGACAACAAAGACTGGCTCCGAACGTACGAACGGTGGGGGAATGATTTCGATCCCGTCCACTTCCCGATCGAACTGTCAAACGGCAGCATCGCTTATACGCGCGATAGTCCAATCAATCGCGCATCTCATGATCTTATCGAGCGTTTCCCGGAATGGGTGACTGCGGATCTGATGACGGAGGTCAATGACGAGACCGTCTATGGAAAAGAGCTTTCTGCATGCAGGCACGCCCACCATGTCGTGCATCAGGCGATCGCGGACTGGATGAAGGACAGGCCAATCCAGCTGCGCCAGATCAAGCAGCTCATGCCGAATGGGACGACCCGGATCGGCTTGGAGCGCTCCAGACCCTTGTAGGGTCACGAACACCTATCCATATACACCGCAGATTGAAGGGGGTTTTATCATGGTTCTGATTGGCGTCGCGATTGTTATCATCGGTTTCATCGTCCGGTTAAATCCACTGTTGGTCGTAACCGTAGCAGGTCTCGTCACGGGGCTTGTCGCCCAGCAATCCTTATACGATATCATCGAGCAATTCGGCAAGGCGTTTACGACCAACCGCTACATGGCGATTTTTATCGCCACGCTTCCCGTCATCGGCCTGTTGGAACGATATGGCCTCCGCGAACAGGCCGAAGCCATCGTCTCCAAAATCAAGGCAGCGACGGCGGGCCGCATCATCAATGTCTACTTTTTCATTCGGGAAGTGGCAGCCGTGTTCGGACTGACGTCCATCGGCGGACATGCCCAGATGGTCCGCCCGTTGGTAGCACCGATGGCGGAAGGGGCGGCAGAAGCCAAGTACGGAAAAGACATTCCGGACGACGTTCGCCAAAAAATTCGCGCACACTCCGCAGCAGCCGACAACATCGGAGTATTTTTCGGGGAAGATGTCTTTATTGCCATTGGCGCCATCTTGCTGATGAAAGGCTTCTTCGATCAGAACAACATCCCGTCCGATCCGCTCAAGATGGCCATGTGGGCGATTCCGACCGCGATCGCAGCGCTCATTGTGCACAGCATCCGCTTGTATATGCTCGATCGATCGCTGGATCGCAGACTGGGCCAATCCAACAAGAAAGCCGTAGGAAAGGGGGAATAGCTCCATGTTCATCTCGATGGAGGCCGTATACGTCTATCTCGGTTTGTTCACCGTACTAGGTAGTTTGTTCACTTTCCGCGATCAAAAAAATCCGCGGCGCGTCACGTCCGGATTGTTCTATCTTCTTTACGGAATCACCTTGATGCTCGGCAGCATCATCCCACCGTTTGTCATGGGTCTTCTGGTCATCGTCATGGTCATCATCGTTGGGACAGGCGGCCTCAAGGTAGGCAGCTACGGGGAGGCGAGCAGCGAGGAGCGCCAGCAAAACCGCAAGCGCCTGGGCAACAAGCTGCTGCTGCCTGCGCTGCTCATCCCGATCATCACGATTCTCGGGACGACCGGACTGAAAGATGTGAAGATCGGGGACATGTTTATCCTGGATCAGAAGAACATCACGCTCGTATCTCTGGCGATCGCTACTCTTATTGCTCTCATCGTGGGCATCATGATGACCAAGAGCAATCCGATGACGCCTGTCAAAGAATCTCGGCGCCTGCTGGAGGCAATCGGCTGGGCAGCTGTGCTGCCGCAGATGCTGGCAACGCTCGGTACGATTTTTACCAGCGCAGGTGTCGGGAAAGTCGTTTCGGACCTGGTGAGCACCATCATTCCGACGCATTCCCTGTTCTGGGTGGTCTTCGCGTATTGCGTAGGGATGGCCCTGTTCACCATGATCATGGGCAATGCCTTCGCCGCTTTTCCGGTCATGACGGCGGGGATTGCCGTGCCGCTGCTGATCGGCCAGTTCGGCGTAGATGCCAACCACTTGGCGGCCATCGGGATGTTCGCGGGGTATTGCGGCACCCTGATGACACCGATGGCGGCGAACTTCAATATCGTTCCCGCGGCGCTGCTCGACTTGAAAGACAAGAACCACGTCATTCGAGTCCAGATCCCAACTGCGCTGATTCTCCTTTGCTTCAACATCGCGCTGCTTTATTTTATTTCGCTCTAGACGGTATGATCGGCGGAACTATGTCGCGATTCGGAAACAAATGATAAAATATGGACAAATCGTACCAAACACGGGGGACGTCCATGATTCAGAACAAAAACAAGACCGTGGTGAAGTCGATGGAGCTGCTCAATCTGTTCATTGAGCACTCCCGGCTCAGCCTCAATGAAATGGTAGAGCTGACAGGCATCCCGAAGACGTCGATCCATCGGATGGTAGGCTCCCTGGAGGGCATGGATTTCCTGCAGAAAGGGGAGGACGGAAAGTACTCCCTCGGACTGTTGTTCCTGCAGTTCGGCCAATTGGTTTCGGAGCGGCTGGATATACGCCAGATCGCGCTGCCTGCCATGACGGCCTTGCGAGATCGAGTGGAAGAGGCAGTCAATCTTACCGTTC
Proteins encoded:
- a CDS encoding DUF979 domain-containing protein — protein: MFISMEAVYVYLGLFTVLGSLFTFRDQKNPRRVTSGLFYLLYGITLMLGSIIPPFVMGLLVIVMVIIVGTGGLKVGSYGEASSEERQQNRKRLGNKLLLPALLIPIITILGTTGLKDVKIGDMFILDQKNITLVSLAIATLIALIVGIMMTKSNPMTPVKESRRLLEAIGWAAVLPQMLATLGTIFTSAGVGKVVSDLVSTIIPTHSLFWVVFAYCVGMALFTMIMGNAFAAFPVMTAGIAVPLLIGQFGVDANHLAAIGMFAGYCGTLMTPMAANFNIVPAALLDLKDKNHVIRVQIPTALILLCFNIALLYFISL
- a CDS encoding DUF969 domain-containing protein, which produces MVLIGVAIVIIGFIVRLNPLLVVTVAGLVTGLVAQQSLYDIIEQFGKAFTTNRYMAIFIATLPVIGLLERYGLREQAEAIVSKIKAATAGRIINVYFFIREVAAVFGLTSIGGHAQMVRPLVAPMAEGAAEAKYGKDIPDDVRQKIRAHSAAADNIGVFFGEDVFIAIGAILLMKGFFDQNNIPSDPLKMAMWAIPTAIAALIVHSIRLYMLDRSLDRRLGQSNKKAVGKGE
- a CDS encoding GNAT family N-acetyltransferase, producing the protein MKYNLFTLDKHPEMASRFDDLNEVGWPTFMLYDEVAIQYYAQVVEYFPQFQFCITDESGTVMACCNSVPFYWDGTEEGLPAGWDHVFLKSIEDYQQGRKPNTVSALAIVIHPDYRGKGISSIMVKALKDLVKSHSIQHLFAPVRPSFKSKYPLTPMSQYVHWKTDDGVPFDPWIRTHLRVGGKMIKHAPESMIIKGTVAEWESWTNMKFPESGTYIVPGALVPVTVDVEKNEGRYVEPNIWIQHF
- a CDS encoding HPr family phosphocarrier protein, which translates into the protein MVAKTFVIQNPTGLHARPASLFVQKAASFPCDVQVIKGSKKVNGKSIMGLMALGAAKNDEITLEVTGEREQEALEELGKVLTHVHG
- a CDS encoding fructose-specific PTS transporter subunit EIIC; this translates as MQSQIRIADLLRADTIVIPMESTTKDAALDELIDRLDQAGRLTSKEEMKAAILAREAQGSTGIGEGIAIPHAKTAAVKQPSICFGLSREGVDFDSLDGQKAHLFFMIAATADANQAHLETLALLSQMLMDDDVRAKLLQAQTGEEVLALLSHKEREMNGEEAVEEPAGNASAQDSADSRSAVKVVAVTACPTGIAHTYMAADSLAKKAAELGIALKVETNGSGGVKNRLTEQDIAEATAVIVAADKQVEMERFAGKNVIEVRVAEGIRNPEGLLERAVKQDGPVYQAKAGTRQQSSANESAPKQKRESYFYKHLMNGVSNMLPFVVGGGIIIALSFMFGIKASDPNDPSFNPLAKMLMDIGGGSAFALMIPVLAGFIAMSIADRPGFAPGMVGGMLATSAGAGFLGGLIAGFLAGYVVVLLRKALAWLPASLEGIKPMLLYPLLGILITGVVMIYVVSGPVAAINAALGEWLKNMNSGNAILLGLVLGAMMSFDMGGPLNKAAFTFGIAMIAEGTYTPHAAIMAAGMTPPLGIALATTLFKKKFTAEERQAGKTAYVLGATFITEGAIPFAAADPTRVIPSIMVGSAVAGGLSMFFGCTLPAPHGGLFVLPVVGHAGLYVVSILVGTVVTALMLRMLKKDVSE
- a CDS encoding M14 family metallopeptidase, which produces MHVSTLWSNQGLFFSLNGQTAPKGIRTRLTIPSQMTVWEAAAVVEFAGRIGYHLPDLPLPVYENMFQTDQLDKNGHMLLSSSEKFHLVMGHNWDWLAKVIGEPIRELESVRQEGRQEGRQESGILLLVRQESRTILVVTGTSPQMTLHAARALVTERTGADALEAAVPLLIPPVVSFHPSGSAEQPAENRQLFSLHNLFTTEGIFRQREGELPSTLDVSLAVGTPRHEETVALVELAARMAQAAGSVCFPMTHTAGEEGRRDRFAIEIDTAVQSESELSLALLDDRHALRLISHSSRLVPFVRELIAEGLEPLDGWERDTWRHRFAALKSGCMDIALRAQLGMQAFTRNRSGQLRELQLPEHLAQPVELWQNYVAVNGEDDPVSIVTEPAEPIYTAKWDDPGELEEMEKYVSDAVGTLLGTLLPGTELDIEVTTTSSERTFREWSGRVQSHIREKWGVSARLVFRDANKSGLNWAMQEVLPQIKTMADVQRVELRTRAFRPSDKHLDLVHRFLQELYPFDAILSAELGLPIEQIALRLDEDAEAPMFSAAAFGHDGVELKVWSWEGWAESLLYMPDQSKRGYVMVPFAGVRLHEAATGRELASQSFPTNPYRFWKWYQQVVLPEVLERVGKNQGVPKFSRLECHVGMDAVEKKVPHLEENSSVMEALHEDIYFYTLHAMHDHGKKAGDPEWDAPGGILPFMHVEQGGRPWASVALYAFPNDHRIQVADSQQQTETLTPIPAALFEGARITALSRADKQRSFSIEGLAERQLQESCADWLASSSQKAIVASMDKRGSGHRGEKSIGEDLFVNEDVHNWLESNRKAILGQVTPIDFSLNGRWLWMVELFGQKIGAGMSSRPEKHGLYKPTFFINARHHANEVSSTNAALQFIDQLNREPQLLESVNLVIVPLENADGAALHARMAEENPCWKLHAARYNACGLEFAKYRFQDDVPFGESRVYPKVWERWAPDIVLDDHGIPSHEWIQPFSGYHSPPRFPVSYWIPSARMYTIWRELTEASPRQKEAYESLRTFLTKRLDADQAVAADNKDWLRTYERWGNDFDPVHFPIELSNGSIAYTRDSPINRASHDLIERFPEWVTADLMTEVNDETVYGKELSACRHAHHVVHQAIADWMKDRPIQLRQIKQLMPNGTTRIGLERSRPL
- a CDS encoding YitT family protein — its product is MEGTVPKTVHKKARKRRIVTRALTILIGALLVSVGLEIFLVPNKIIDGGVTGLSIMLSHLTGVRLGVFLFVLNLPFLIIGYNQIGKTFAISTLFGVAVMSLGTSLLIPVPSLTHDLLLSAVFGGIIVGIGVGLVIRAGGSLDGTEIVAILLTKKSPFSVGEVVMFFNIFILGSAGFIFGWDRAMYSLIAYYIAYKMIDLTMVGLEQSRSVYIISDYPEMIGDTLAARLGRGITYLSGEGGYSGEDKKVIFCVITRLEEAKLKSIVEEIDPTAFLAIGHIHDVSGGRFKKKKIH